The following proteins come from a genomic window of Gadus morhua chromosome 11, gadMor3.0, whole genome shotgun sequence:
- the LOC115554287 gene encoding C-X-C chemokine receptor type 1 produces MEVDLDGLFLSNTSLDYGDYTHKEEGDPDSATVFLPFLCSLALIIGLPGLALLLTLLVRKRRHWSVMDIFALHLAVADGLMLGTLPFWAAQAVRPRGWIVGTPFCKISGAVFHINFFCGIFLLVCMSLDRYLSIFRSTHFFSRRKPWMVQASCLSVWLLSLLLSIPDWVFLEVEGRHRRECVHLYPPPAPRSGVDWRLPSRLLHHIVGFILPSAVLIFCCSCFLRRLWRGPRLDLQNQRALRLLLGLVGLFLLCWTPYNLSLLAHTVRGTEQRPEPEDGGSGGAYGSPTSALGKGLLLMFALGCFHACLQPLLYFGLCNNIRRAVLETLHCVPPVEKADSSRTLWELGLEEEPLPQQNREEVVPLNKNREEEAAQTETRDTEQQISEEEVALNQNQEEESALTQARVAEQQDHQANADHDEVDGRA; encoded by the exons ATGGAGGTGGATCTCGACGGATTATTTTTAAGTAACACGTCACTCGATTATGGAGACTACACGCACAAAGAGGAAGGCGACCCAGACTCCGCAACCGTTTTCCTGCCGTTCCTGTGCTCCCTAGCCCTGATAATCGGTCTCCCGGGGCTTGCTCTACTTCTGACTCTTCTTGTCCGCAAGAGACGTCATTGGAGTGTTATGGATATCTTTGCCCTCCACCTGGCTGTGGCAGATGGTCTGATGTTGGGGACCCTGCCCTTCTGGGCTGCGCAGGCTGTTCGCCCCAGGGGATGGATCGTTGGTACCCCCTTCTGCAAGATCAGCGGAGCTGTCTTTCAT ATCAACTTCTTCTGTGGGATCTTCCTGTTGGTCTGCATGAGCCTTGACCGCTACCTCTCCATCTTCCGCTCCACTCACTTCTTCTCCCGCAGGAAGCCCTGGATGGTGCAGGCCAGCTGCCTGTCAGTATggctcctctccctgctcctctccatcCCTGACTGGGTCTTCTTGGAGGTCGAGGGTAGACACAGACGAGAGTGTGTTCACCTCTACCCCCCGCCTGCTCCTCGGTCCGGTGTCGACTGGCGCCTGCCCTCTCGCCTGCTCCACCACATCGTGGGCTTCATCCTGCCCTCTGCCGTCTTGATCTTCTGCTGCTCCTGCTTCCTTCGGCGGCTTTGGCGAGGACCCCGCCTGGACCTCCAGAATCAGAGAGCCCTTAGGCTCCTCCTGGGCTTGGTGGGGTTGTTCCTTCTCTGCTGGACGCCCTACAACCTGTCCCTGTTGGCGCACACCGTCCGTGGCACTGAGCAGCGTCCGGAGCCGGAGGACGGCGGCAGTGGCGGTGCTTATGGGTCACCCACCAGCGCCCTGGGGAAAGGCCTGCTCCTCATGTTTGCTCTTGGCTGTTTCCACGCCTGCCTCCAGCCCCTGCTCTACTTTGGCCTGTGCAACAACATCAGGAGAGCGGTGCTGGAGACGCTTCATTGCGTACCGCCAGTGGAGAAGGCCGACTCCAGCCGCACTCTGTGGGAGCTTGGTCTCGAAGAGGAACCGCTGCCGCAGCAGAACCGAGAGGAGGTGGTACCGCTGAACAAGAaccgggaggaggaggcagcgcAGACCGAGACCAGGGACACTGAGCAGCAGATCTCTGAGGAGGAGGTCGCGCTAAACCAAAACCAAGAGGAGGAGTCAGCCCTGACCCAGGCCAGGGTCGCAGAGCAGCAGGATCACCAAGCCAATGCTGACCATGATGAAGTGGATGGGAGAGCATGA